One window of Marinobacterium aestuarii genomic DNA carries:
- a CDS encoding glycosyltransferase family 2 protein: MGDSNFYQLISVIIPYYQSERGLLKRCVESIFSQQGEFSIQVIVIDDASPIPASEELADLQSKDRRLTIINQDNAGPGAARNNGLDHMPYGTRYVAFIDSDDCWREDFLLHAMEAMQRGYDLFFANSRRSGFADTRFEWKSEAGLDLVASNHCSLGCERPLYAFSGDFFGYAIKRSNIISTSALVYRLEIAPDLRFSARLFNGQDRLFKLELSQKTDKVAFAALVLVDEGRGVNIFDSAGWGTPESLVLLTSYLKLSKCILAELNLEDNHRAFVATQLTDTRYSLVASIVHLLKTGQKCDWRLVLRASWSDPAFIVMFVPNLLQVMMSKVRSRA; encoded by the coding sequence ATGGGTGATTCAAATTTTTATCAATTGATTAGCGTTATAATACCCTACTATCAATCGGAGAGGGGGTTGTTGAAAAGGTGTGTTGAGTCTATATTTTCTCAGCAGGGGGAATTCAGTATCCAGGTTATCGTCATTGATGATGCCTCTCCGATTCCAGCCAGCGAAGAGTTAGCTGATCTGCAGTCGAAAGATCGAAGGCTAACTATTATCAATCAGGATAATGCAGGCCCAGGGGCGGCTAGAAACAACGGTCTGGATCATATGCCGTATGGTACCCGGTATGTGGCTTTCATTGATTCCGACGATTGTTGGCGGGAGGATTTCTTGCTCCATGCCATGGAGGCCATGCAACGTGGTTATGACCTTTTTTTTGCCAATAGCCGCCGATCCGGCTTCGCTGATACGCGCTTCGAATGGAAGTCCGAGGCGGGGCTTGATCTTGTTGCCTCCAATCACTGCTCTTTGGGCTGCGAACGGCCATTGTATGCATTCTCCGGCGATTTTTTTGGCTACGCCATCAAACGGAGCAACATCATTAGCACATCAGCGCTGGTGTACCGGCTTGAAATTGCCCCGGATTTGAGATTCAGTGCGCGACTGTTCAATGGTCAGGACCGGTTGTTTAAGCTTGAGTTGAGCCAGAAGACCGATAAGGTGGCTTTCGCTGCCCTGGTCCTTGTTGATGAGGGGCGCGGCGTTAATATTTTTGACAGTGCTGGGTGGGGGACTCCTGAATCCTTGGTGCTGCTGACCAGTTACCTCAAACTTTCCAAGTGCATATTGGCAGAGTTGAACCTTGAGGATAACCACCGCGCCTTTGTTGCCACGCAGTTGACGGATACCCGGTATTCACTAGTTGCCAGCATCGTTCATTTACTCAAAACGGGACAGAAGTGCGACTGGCGGCTGGTACTTCGGGCGTCCTGGAGCGACCCAGCCTTTATCGTGATGTTTGTTCCCAATCTTTTGCAGGTCATGATGAGCAAGGTGAGATCACGTGCGTAG
- a CDS encoding tetratricopeptide repeat protein produces MLLNRKSFLAGLLFYNKVMFFWGGIVFSAYSHGSCGDVYAEKYGPYDYSDEKQRSRILETVERRHFTDNVQGLKKGGETGSIMGDLGYTLNKFPNHYPALTTLVKYSEYEGVKTDPFIQEEINCFFVRAKQFKPEDYRVYHIYGNYLFRKGNYKSSIENYTKSLSIRDSAEVHYNLGLAYLKLGDVKNSEIHARKAYSKKYPLPGLKNMLMERQVSIE; encoded by the coding sequence ATGTTGCTAAATAGAAAGAGTTTTTTAGCAGGCCTGTTATTTTATAACAAGGTCATGTTTTTTTGGGGGGGGATTGTTTTTTCTGCATATTCTCATGGGTCCTGTGGGGATGTTTATGCTGAAAAATATGGCCCATACGATTATTCTGACGAGAAACAGCGCAGTAGAATTCTTGAAACGGTTGAGAGGCGACACTTTACAGATAATGTGCAGGGTTTAAAGAAGGGTGGAGAAACTGGATCGATAATGGGAGATCTTGGATATACATTGAATAAATTTCCTAATCATTACCCTGCCTTGACAACTCTCGTAAAATATAGTGAGTACGAAGGTGTAAAAACTGATCCATTTATTCAAGAGGAAATAAATTGTTTTTTTGTTAGGGCAAAGCAATTTAAACCTGAAGACTATAGGGTTTACCATATTTATGGTAACTATCTGTTTAGAAAAGGTAACTACAAAAGTTCGATAGAAAATTATACGAAGTCGCTTTCTATACGGGATTCTGCTGAGGTTCATTATAATCTTGGGCTGGCTTATTTAAAGTTAGGTGATGTTAAAAATTCAGAAATTCACGCGCGAAAGGCATATAGTAAAAAATACCCGCTTCCCGGGCTCAAAAACATGCTCATGGAAAGGCAGGTTTCTATTGAATGA
- a CDS encoding putative O-glycosylation ligase, exosortase A system-associated — MRDILLFLIIVGSIPFIFRRPFFGVLMWCWVSYMLPQSHTWGFMFEFPVAMLIGVTTIFAFFISNEPKKIALEKPIIWLFVFYIMVFLSWILHDKTPFINELAMKVFKVQFFTLVILAMLTSRKRIELALLVVALSIGFYGVKGGVFTIFTGGEFRVYGPSGSFFKENNAMAVTNLMVAPVFVYFSANQSDKRLKYLLLLCAVLMVVAAFGSQSRGAFLAVIACALFLLAKTNKKLISFVILLALLPAVYNFMPDNWHQRMGTIFVDEEAGEVRESSSASRLNAWRAGVNMSFSHPFSRGFNAETPSNFIIYAPDPNDFVAFHSNYIQVLGKHGWMAFISYLMVFLATWRIASKVIMMSKNVESLKWAGLLCRYLQVSLVAYLVGGAFLSLAYFDLPYHFVITIISVYVIVKKELSKIHAVDDRKNYLLSRAEQDREITM, encoded by the coding sequence GTGCGTGATATTCTTCTTTTTCTAATAATTGTGGGTTCTATACCCTTTATTTTTAGGCGGCCATTCTTCGGTGTGCTTATGTGGTGTTGGGTTAGTTACATGCTGCCACAGAGTCATACTTGGGGGTTCATGTTTGAATTTCCTGTGGCAATGCTGATTGGAGTCACTACTATTTTTGCATTTTTTATCAGTAATGAACCAAAAAAAATAGCGCTTGAAAAACCCATTATTTGGTTATTTGTGTTTTATATAATGGTGTTTTTGTCCTGGATTTTACACGACAAGACACCCTTTATTAATGAACTGGCCATGAAAGTATTTAAAGTTCAGTTTTTTACGCTGGTTATACTTGCTATGCTTACCTCAAGGAAGAGAATTGAGTTGGCTTTGCTTGTTGTCGCATTAAGTATAGGATTTTATGGCGTAAAGGGTGGTGTTTTTACAATTTTTACCGGAGGGGAATTTCGCGTTTATGGTCCGAGCGGAAGCTTTTTTAAAGAAAATAACGCTATGGCCGTTACTAATTTGATGGTGGCTCCTGTGTTTGTATACTTCAGTGCTAACCAGTCGGACAAGCGACTTAAGTATCTTCTTTTACTCTGTGCTGTGTTGATGGTCGTAGCGGCTTTTGGATCTCAATCACGGGGCGCCTTTCTTGCAGTAATTGCATGTGCTTTGTTTTTATTGGCGAAAACTAATAAGAAACTTATTTCTTTTGTGATTCTTCTTGCTTTGTTACCTGCTGTTTATAATTTTATGCCTGACAATTGGCATCAGAGAATGGGTACAATTTTTGTAGATGAGGAGGCCGGAGAGGTCAGAGAAAGTTCCTCTGCAAGCAGGTTGAATGCATGGAGGGCAGGGGTAAACATGTCTTTTTCACATCCGTTTTCCCGAGGTTTCAATGCGGAGACTCCGAGCAATTTCATTATTTATGCACCTGATCCGAATGATTTTGTCGCATTTCACAGCAACTATATACAGGTTTTGGGGAAACATGGGTGGATGGCATTTATTAGCTATCTTATGGTTTTTCTTGCAACATGGAGGATCGCCAGTAAGGTAATAATGATGTCAAAAAATGTGGAGTCACTTAAGTGGGCGGGATTGTTATGCCGTTATCTTCAGGTTTCTTTGGTCGCCTATCTTGTAGGCGGAGCTTTTTTATCATTGGCATACTTCGATTTACCTTATCATTTCGTGATAACAATTATTTCGGTTTATGTCATTGTGAAAAAGGAGCTTAGTAAAATTCATGCTGTTGATGATAGAAAAAATTATCTTTTGAGTAGGGCAGAACAGGACCGTGAAATTACGATGTAA
- a CDS encoding polysaccharide deacetylase family protein yields MLHQLMTLLSLPFSRNKLSILNYHQVLAKPDPLRPWEPDKTKFDWHMALLRRHFRPLALVEALDRIEDGTLPARAVCVTLDDGYLNNLEVALPILDRYQIPATVFVATAFSNGNNMWNDRIIDLLASIKANAIDLEPAGLGRCTLDSVATRRQLANQIISQLKYLAVEDRLKKVDELYAVNGSLSETRKMLRPDEVAKLSRAGIEIGSHTHNHPILKGMTPGQQREEVGRNKALLEAWTGKPVLGFAYPNGRFGKDMDTANLAVIRELGFRYAVSTDAGYTTQDSDRFALRRFTPWDAIALKFHARMLLNLLANATPGGDPTKAP; encoded by the coding sequence ATGCTCCACCAACTTATGACACTGCTTTCGCTTCCCTTCAGCCGCAACAAGCTCAGCATCCTGAACTACCATCAGGTTCTCGCCAAACCAGATCCGCTACGCCCATGGGAGCCGGACAAGACCAAATTCGACTGGCATATGGCATTGCTCAGGCGCCACTTTCGACCACTAGCACTCGTCGAAGCCCTTGACCGTATCGAGGACGGTACCCTGCCTGCACGGGCAGTCTGCGTGACTCTGGACGATGGTTACCTGAACAACCTTGAAGTGGCTCTGCCAATCCTGGATCGCTACCAGATCCCGGCAACTGTATTCGTCGCCACGGCCTTCAGTAACGGTAACAACATGTGGAACGACCGGATCATCGATCTGCTCGCCAGCATTAAAGCCAATGCCATCGACCTTGAACCGGCGGGGCTTGGGCGCTGCACCCTAGACAGTGTCGCAACGCGCCGACAGCTAGCCAACCAGATCATCAGCCAGCTCAAGTACCTTGCCGTTGAAGACAGACTTAAAAAGGTAGACGAGCTCTATGCGGTCAATGGATCCCTATCCGAAACGCGCAAGATGTTGCGTCCAGATGAGGTGGCCAAGCTTTCCCGGGCGGGGATCGAAATTGGCAGTCATACCCACAACCACCCCATTCTCAAGGGGATGACGCCAGGCCAGCAACGCGAGGAAGTCGGCCGCAACAAGGCTCTGCTGGAGGCATGGACGGGCAAGCCAGTGCTGGGGTTTGCCTATCCCAATGGCCGCTTCGGCAAGGATATGGATACGGCGAACCTCGCCGTGATCAGGGAGCTGGGATTCCGATATGCTGTATCCACTGACGCAGGCTATACCACCCAGGACTCTGATCGCTTTGCCCTCAGGCGCTTCACGCCCTGGGACGCCATTGCGCTGAAATTCCATGCTCGTATGCTTCTGAACCTGTTGGCCAACGCTACTCCCGGTGGCGATCCTACGAAAGCCCCCTGA
- a CDS encoding oligosaccharide flippase family protein, whose protein sequence is MAVRKNLSRMGVAHFISFALSFASVIVVSRVLTPAEIGIYSVSVAVLGVAHTFRDFGVAEYLVQAEAVGRQEFRAAFSVTLYSSWLLALILFTVREPLALLYNHPGVAEVLGILCVNFLILPFGTPLLALMHRELQFHYLATNMWLTNLVQTLVTIGCAYAGQSYLSMAWGALAAHVFKVVWLNYVRPGEIFMWPTVRGLGEAVKFGSLTGLASIIREIGNGAPDLILGRTLGFVEVAFFSRANGLKKMLISRVVALVRTVYFPTFASEIRQGADGAKLYSLSMSYLVAIMAPVLAVMAVLAEPLILFLFGNQWERSAPLASLICIYAMLVTPYTFYSLSLIAVGEVKRNLAVESTIQGGQVLVLLSSIWLSLEDVVMLFGVVALTQIFCVQRALYRTFGLRFSDHIKAVFPSLILVPCSCLGPALTAFYAIENGLSDYHFSVLAVSGVLAAVGWLAGVFVLQHPMKKEVFNVAGVFHRTCRSLFRMKVK, encoded by the coding sequence ATGGCTGTCAGAAAAAATCTCAGCCGGATGGGCGTGGCCCATTTCATCTCTTTCGCCCTCAGCTTTGCAAGTGTGATCGTTGTATCACGTGTGCTAACGCCGGCGGAGATCGGTATTTACTCTGTATCCGTGGCGGTACTGGGTGTGGCGCATACCTTCCGTGACTTTGGTGTTGCCGAGTATCTGGTCCAGGCCGAAGCGGTAGGGCGGCAGGAGTTCCGGGCGGCATTCTCGGTTACGCTCTACTCCTCCTGGTTGTTGGCGCTTATCCTGTTTACCGTCCGTGAGCCGCTTGCACTGCTTTATAATCATCCTGGCGTGGCCGAGGTTCTGGGTATTCTCTGCGTCAACTTTCTTATCCTTCCGTTTGGTACGCCGCTACTGGCGCTAATGCACCGGGAACTCCAGTTTCACTACCTGGCCACTAACATGTGGCTTACAAACCTGGTGCAGACCCTGGTAACCATCGGTTGTGCCTATGCCGGGCAAAGTTACCTGAGCATGGCCTGGGGAGCTCTGGCTGCGCACGTCTTCAAGGTCGTGTGGCTGAACTATGTCAGACCCGGGGAAATCTTTATGTGGCCGACCGTCCGGGGTTTGGGAGAAGCGGTTAAATTTGGCTCGTTGACCGGTCTGGCTTCAATTATCCGGGAAATTGGCAACGGAGCGCCTGACCTGATCCTGGGCCGTACCCTCGGATTCGTCGAAGTGGCTTTCTTCAGCCGGGCCAACGGCCTGAAGAAGATGCTGATCTCAAGGGTCGTTGCGCTGGTGCGCACGGTCTATTTCCCGACCTTTGCCAGTGAGATCAGGCAGGGAGCGGATGGCGCCAAGCTGTACAGCCTGTCGATGAGCTACCTGGTCGCTATCATGGCACCGGTTCTTGCGGTTATGGCTGTTTTAGCCGAGCCTCTCATCCTGTTCCTGTTTGGCAATCAGTGGGAACGTTCGGCCCCCCTTGCGTCGCTGATCTGTATCTATGCGATGCTGGTGACGCCCTATACTTTCTACAGCCTGTCTTTGATCGCAGTCGGCGAAGTGAAGCGCAACCTGGCAGTTGAATCGACGATTCAGGGGGGCCAGGTTCTGGTGCTGCTCAGTTCAATCTGGCTGAGCCTCGAAGACGTAGTGATGCTGTTTGGCGTAGTGGCTCTGACCCAGATTTTTTGTGTGCAGCGAGCGCTCTACCGTACCTTCGGGCTAAGATTTTCAGATCACATAAAGGCTGTCTTTCCGTCTCTTATACTGGTTCCCTGCTCCTGCTTAGGTCCGGCGCTGACGGCTTTCTACGCTATAGAAAACGGGCTTTCAGACTACCACTTTTCCGTTCTGGCGGTCAGTGGCGTGCTGGCGGCTGTTGGTTGGCTAGCCGGGGTATTCGTCCTACAGCATCCGATGAAGAAAGAGGTGTTTAATGTGGCCGGTGTCTTTCATCGCACTTGTCGTTCGCTTTTTCGTATGAAGGTTAAGTGA